The sequence TCAAATAAAACTGGGGGTGACGCACGGCGTGAATACGGTATATGAACTCAGAAAACGCTTCGTCAGAACGAATTTCTTGCTCTAATTTGACTTCGCTTGAAATCGCGTCGATACTCCACTCTTCACTACTGTAATGCGGATCAAAGCCAATTCTTTTGTCGTTTGGTACAAGAACTAAATCTTGATGATTCCAGGCAAACGATTCAATATCGATCTCTAATATTTGTTCATCAAAAGGGAATTTCTTCAAGTCAAAATCGACATGAATCATCGCCACAAATTTTTCTTCATATTCCACGGTGCCATCCGAAAAGATAATCAACTCCAGATTTTCGGTTTGCCGACCATGGCTTGAATTTTCGATCTCGATATCGGGCCACCAAATTTGCTCTAGCTCAATTTCGGCAGCATGCTCTTCATATATTTTGCGATCATAGCCATATTCGGCGGCATCAAAAGCCAGGCGCTCGTCTTTCCATTGCAAATCCATAAACATTTCAGCTTCAAACATCGGAGTCGAATCGGAAGGCGCGGAAATTCCATCCAGCGCCATCAAATAAAGGCCAATTATCACTTCGGTGGGTTCGGCTGGGGGAATGACTGGCGCGATGACCGTTGATTCAGGGATTAGCGTTTCGCCTTCATCAGCCTGCGCCGAAGCAGGAATCAGGGCCAGGCAAAGTGCGGCCAGTATGATGAAGAGAATATTGCGATATTTTTTTTGAGATGAGTAAGAAGAATAGATAAGCATTGCCAGTTACTCCTTGAAAAGCGCGGGTGGGACTGTAGTACTGGCTGGTTATTATACAACATAAGTCAGATGCTATTATGCCGAATTAGGCAATGCTTATTTCTCGCGATGAAATTCTCGCACGATTTCGGCCATAATCGCCAGAGCAATTTCTTCGGGCTTGCGCCCCCCTAAATTCAACCCGATGGGGCCGCGGATGCGGTCGAGCTGCGCCATACTCATCCCCGCGTTGTGCAAACGCTGGCGACGCTGTTCTTGCGTATTGCGACTGCCCAGCGCGCCGATATAGAACGCCGGACTGCCCAATGCAGTGATTAGAGCCGGGTCATCCAGTTTGGGGTCGTGGGTCAACGCTGCAACGGCGGTGGTGCGCGTCAGCCTGATTTCTTTCAAAGCCTGTTCGGGCCAGGTGGTGAGGATTGTATCGGCGAGGGGGAAGCGCTGCGCGTTGCCAAAGCCTTTGCGTGGATCAATGAGGATGGTGCAAAATCCGAGCGTGTCGGCGAGCGCGACCAGCGCAACGGCAATATGCACACCCCCGATGATGACCAGCGTGGGGGCTGGGTGCGAGACATGGAGAAAGAAATCCACCTCTGGGGTTAGAGCGATGATTTCGGAGGGCTGGTTGCGCTGTAAGGCCCCCCGGAGGGAATCCAGCGCGACTGCGCGTAGATCACCCGCGAGCGCGCCAACGCTGCGCCCGTCTTCGTCCAGAAGCAGCTCTTTGCCCAGTAAGTTCTCCGGGCCGCGGATGACCATTCCCGCGGCGACTGATTTTTCTTCCTGCCAGAAATCGAGTTGAGTGAGATCGTAGGGGCGCACAAAAATTGCAATTTGGCCGCCGCAGGCCAACCCGACTCCCCAGGCTGTTTCGTTGGCGATGCCAAAATGCAGCAAACGCGGCTGGCTGTTTGAGAGGCTTTCCCGCGCGGCTTCGACAACCGCGCCTTCCACGCAACCCCCGCTGACCGAGCCGAGCATCTCGCCGGTTGATGAGACGGCCATATTTGCGCCCACGCCGCGCGGCGCCGAACCCCAGGTTTGGATGACGCTCGCCAGGGCGGCGCGTTTGTCTTGTTCGCGCCAGCGGATCAGGGCTGTCAGAATTTCACGCATCGGAATCTGGATTCAAGTGCGCCAGCATCTCGGCGGGTGTATTGACCGGATTTTTACAGGTGTAGCCCTGGCAGACATAAGCGGTGGGGCGTATGTTTTGCAGGGGACGATTTTTAAGAATTTCCGGGGCTGCTGCGGGAGCAGGGTAGGGGCTGTGCGCGCTGAGCGTGCGCGGCCGGTAGCTCTGCCACAGCGCATCAATGAGTTGTTGAGTCTCTGGGTGATTGCGTTCGCCAAGGATGGCGACCTCGCGGCTGGGGCCAATCGCGAGGTCGGATGCGCATAGCCATTGGGCAAAGCCAGTCGGATAGCGAGCCATATTGGGCGCTAATGCGGCGAGCATTGCTTCG is a genomic window of Chloroflexota bacterium containing:
- a CDS encoding XdhC family protein encodes the protein MREILTALIRWREQDKRAALASVIQTWGSAPRGVGANMAVSSTGEMLGSVSGGCVEGAVVEAARESLSNSQPRLLHFGIANETAWGVGLACGGQIAIFVRPYDLTQLDFWQEEKSVAAGMVIRGPENLLGKELLLDEDGRSVGALAGDLRAVALDSLRGALQRNQPSEIIALTPEVDFFLHVSHPAPTLVIIGGVHIAVALVALADTLGFCTILIDPRKGFGNAQRFPLADTILTTWPEQALKEIRLTRTTAVAALTHDPKLDDPALITALGSPAFYIGALGSRNTQEQRRQRLHNAGMSMAQLDRIRGPIGLNLGGRKPEEIALAIMAEIVREFHREK